Proteins encoded together in one Helicobacter pylori window:
- the panD gene encoding aspartate 1-decarboxylase, whose product MTFEMLYSKIHRATITDANLNYIGSITIDEDLAKLARLREGMKVEIVDVNNGERFSTYVILGKKKGEICVNGAAARKVAIGDVVIILAYANMNEDEINAHKPCIVLVNEKNEILEKG is encoded by the coding sequence ATGACTTTTGAAATGCTTTATAGTAAAATCCATAGGGCTACTATCACAGACGCTAACCTCAATTATATAGGCTCGATCACCATAGATGAGGATTTAGCCAAGCTCGCCAGGCTTAGAGAGGGCATGAAAGTAGAAATCGTGGATGTCAATAACGGCGAACGCTTCAGCACCTATGTGATTTTAGGGAAAAAAAAGGGCGAAATTTGCGTCAATGGCGCAGCGGCCAGAAAAGTGGCCATAGGCGATGTGGTGATCATTTTAGCTTATGCGAACATGAATGAAGATGAAATCAATGCGCACAAGCCATGCATTGTATTAGTCAATGAAAAGAATGAAATTTTAGAAAAGGGTTAG
- the gmd gene encoding GDP-mannose 4,6-dehydratase produces the protein MKEKIALITGVTGQDGSYLAEYLLNLGYEVHGLKRRSSSINTSRIDHLYEDLHSEHKRRFFLHYGDMTDSSNLIHLIATTKPTEIYNLAAQSHVKVSFETPEYTANADGIGTLRILEAMRILGLENKTRFYQASTSELYGEVLETPQNENTPFNPRSPYAVAKMYAFYITKNYREAYNLFAVNGILFNHESRVRGETFVTRKITRAASAIAYNLTDCLYLGNLDAKRDWGHAKDYVKMMHLMLQAPIPKDYVIATGKTTSVRDFVKMSFEFIGIDLEFQNTGIKEIGLIKSVDEKRANALQLNLSHLKTGKVVVRIDERYFRPTEVDLLLGDPTKAEKELGWVREYDLKELVKDMLEYDLKECQKNLYLQDGGYTLRNFYE, from the coding sequence ATGAAGGAAAAAATCGCTTTAATCACCGGGGTTACCGGGCAGGACGGGAGCTATCTGGCTGAATACTTGCTGAATTTGGGCTATGAAGTGCATGGGTTAAAAAGGCGCTCTTCTAGCATCAACACTTCTAGGATCGATCATCTGTATGAGGATTTGCACAGCGAACACAAAAGGCGTTTTTTCTTGCACTATGGGGATATGACCGATAGCTCCAACCTCATCCATTTGATCGCTACCACTAAGCCCACAGAGATTTATAATTTAGCCGCTCAAAGCCATGTGAAAGTCTCTTTTGAAACCCCAGAATACACCGCTAACGCTGATGGTATTGGCACGCTAAGGATTTTAGAGGCCATGCGGATTTTGGGCTTAGAAAATAAAACGCGCTTTTATCAAGCCAGCACGAGCGAATTGTATGGCGAAGTCTTAGAAACCCCGCAAAATGAAAACACCCCCTTTAACCCACGAAGCCCCTATGCGGTCGCTAAAATGTATGCCTTTTACATCACTAAAAATTACAGAGAGGCTTATAACTTGTTTGCGGTTAATGGCATCCTTTTTAACCATGAGAGCAGGGTAAGGGGCGAAACTTTTGTAACCCGTAAAATCACACGAGCCGCTAGCGCGATAGCGTATAACTTAACGGATTGCTTGTATTTAGGGAATTTAGACGCTAAAAGAGACTGGGGGCATGCCAAAGATTACGTGAAAATGATGCATTTAATGCTCCAAGCGCCCATCCCCAAAGATTATGTGATCGCCACAGGGAAGACCACGAGCGTGCGCGATTTTGTGAAAATGAGCTTTGAATTTATCGGCATTGATCTAGAATTTCAAAATACAGGGATTAAAGAAATCGGTTTGATTAAAAGCGTTGATGAAAAAAGAGCGAACGCTTTACAATTAAACTTAAGCCATTTAAAAACGGGCAAAGTCGTGGTGCGTATAGACGAGCGTTATTTCAGGCCTACTGAAGTGGATTTGCTCTTAGGCGATCCCACTAAGGCTGAAAAAGAGCTGGGCTGGGTTAGGGAATACGATTTAAAAGAGTTGGTTAAGGACATGTTAGAATACGATTTAAAAGAATGCCAGAAAAACCTTTACTTGCAAGATGGGGGCTATACTTTAAGGAATTTTTATGAATGA
- a CDS encoding virB8 family protein, with amino-acid sequence MREKPFNSEQLIYLEELLSHQEKHLENKLSGFSVSDLDMQSVFRLERNRLKIAYKLLGLMSFIALILAIVLISLLPLQKTEHHFVDFLNQDKHYAIIQRADKSISSNEALARSLIGAYVLNRESINRIDDKSRYELVRLQSSSKVWQRFEDLIKTQNSIYAQSHLEREVHIVNIAIYQQDNNPIASVSIAAKLTNENKLVYEKRYKIVLSYLFDTPDFDYASMPKNPTGFKITRYSITEIAPTNRGD; translated from the coding sequence ATGAGAGAAAAGCCTTTCAATAGCGAGCAATTGATCTATTTAGAAGAGCTTTTAAGCCACCAAGAAAAGCATTTAGAAAACAAGCTTTCTGGTTTTTCGGTAAGTGATTTGGACATGCAAAGCGTGTTCAGATTGGAGAGAAACCGCTTGAAAATCGCTTACAAGCTCTTAGGCTTGATGAGTTTTATCGCTCTTATTTTAGCGATCGTGTTAATCAGTCTTCTACCCTTACAAAAAACCGAACACCATTTCGTGGATTTTTTAAACCAGGACAAGCATTACGCCATTATCCAAAGAGCGGATAAAAGCATTTCTAGTAATGAAGCGTTGGCTCGTTCGCTCATTGGGGCGTATGTGTTAAACCGAGAGAGCATTAACCGCATTGACGATAAATCGCGCTATGAACTGGTGCGCTTGCAAAGCAGTTCTAAGGTGTGGCAACGCTTTGAAGATTTGATTAAAACCCAAAACAGCATCTATGCACAAAGCCATTTAGAAAGAGAAGTCCATATCGTCAATATTGCGATCTATCAGCAAGACAATAACCCCATTGCGAGCGTTTCCATTGCGGCTAAACTAACGAATGAAAACAAGCTCGTGTATGAAAAGCGTTATAAGATCGTATTGAGTTATCTGTTTGACACCCCGGATTTTGATTACGCTTCCATGCCTAAAAACCCTACCGGCTTTAAAATCACTCGCTACAGCATCACTGAAATCGCGCCGACTAACAGGGGCGATTGA
- a CDS encoding ATP-dependent Clp protease adaptor ClpS: MKMYNIPTPTMAQVIMVDDPITTAEFVISALRDFFDKSLEEAKALTSSIHRDGCGVCGVYPYDIARHRAAWVRDKARALEFPLKLLVEEIK; this comes from the coding sequence ATGAAAATGTATAACATACCCACCCCCACCATGGCGCAAGTGATCATGGTTGATGACCCCATTACGACAGCGGAATTTGTCATCTCTGCTTTGAGGGATTTTTTTGACAAGTCTTTAGAAGAGGCCAAAGCCCTCACATCAAGCATCCATCGTGATGGCTGTGGGGTTTGTGGCGTCTATCCTTATGATATTGCCAGGCATAGGGCAGCATGGGTTAGGGATAAGGCCAGAGCGTTAGAATTCCCCTTAAAATTATTGGTAGAAGAGATAAAATAA
- a CDS encoding P-type conjugative transfer protein TrbL yields the protein MKNDAYEIILSWFITPLTAILGRFAEFFLYTLHAQLVFNSVVALAFMLFAYRSLKEQNFFSASALTEALLFVGFFALFNYALKNPSRFYELFQNAIFIAPNMITQSLSQSLSNFSNHALSLDFIFNHGFYALSFISDLSHNEMSVWLFLSILQALFLSVLFAIIILVYLEVHVWCSLGALFLAFGFFKTWRSVVVICLKKCFALGFYKPFLLLVGFLNVSVTKALIDAHMQEKQDLSLLLMVALFLCCVFIIGVPFFINALFRVQNSLKETYKLATNLSANLSQNALNSLQYITTSLAPSSVSTSTSGSVSKEKETHSPTFKVETTQLDVKIPNFKQKKVKKDTINTKNEI from the coding sequence ATGAAAAATGACGCTTATGAGATTATCCTTTCTTGGTTTATCACGCCTCTCACGGCGATTTTAGGGCGTTTCGCTGAATTTTTCCTCTACACTTTGCATGCACAATTGGTGTTTAATAGCGTGGTCGCTTTGGCGTTCATGCTCTTTGCTTATAGGAGTTTGAAAGAACAGAATTTTTTCAGCGCTAGCGCGCTAACAGAAGCGTTATTGTTTGTGGGGTTTTTTGCACTGTTTAATTACGCTTTAAAAAACCCTTCGCGCTTTTATGAATTGTTTCAAAACGCTATTTTTATTGCACCTAACATGATCACACAAAGCCTTTCTCAAAGCTTGAGTAACTTTTCTAACCATGCGCTTTCTTTAGATTTTATCTTTAATCATGGTTTTTATGCCCTTAGTTTTATCAGCGATTTGAGCCATAATGAAATGTCTGTGTGGCTTTTTTTAAGCATCTTGCAAGCGCTTTTTTTAAGCGTTCTGTTTGCGATTATCATTTTAGTGTATTTGGAAGTGCATGTGTGGTGTTCTTTAGGGGCGCTGTTTTTAGCGTTTGGGTTTTTCAAAACCTGGAGGAGCGTTGTGGTTATATGCCTAAAAAAGTGCTTCGCTCTTGGGTTTTACAAGCCTTTTTTGTTGTTGGTGGGGTTTTTGAACGTGTCGGTTACTAAGGCTTTAATAGACGCTCATATGCAAGAAAAACAAGACTTAAGCCTTTTATTGATGGTAGCGTTATTTTTGTGTTGCGTTTTTATCATAGGCGTGCCTTTTTTCATCAACGCTTTGTTTAGGGTGCAAAACAGCCTTAAAGAAACTTACAAACTCGCCACCAATTTGAGTGCCAACCTCAGCCAAAACGCCCTTAATTCCTTACAATACATCACGACCTCGCTCGCTCCCTCTAGCGTTTCTACTTCTACAAGCGGTAGCGTTTCTAAAGAAAAAGAAACGCATTCCCCCACATTTAAGGTAGAAACCACTCAATTAGATGTAAAAATCCCAAATTTCAAGCAAAAAAAGGTTAAAAAGGATACAATAAATACAAAAAATGAAATTTAA
- a CDS encoding conjugal transfer protein translates to MRKVLYALMGFLLAFSALKADDFLEEANETAPVHLNHPMQDLNAIQGSFFDKNRSKMSNTLNIDYFQGQTYKIRLRYAMATLLFFSKPISDFVLGDKVGFDAKILESNDRILLIKPLQIGVDSNISVIDNEGKIFSFYVFSTTFTSSKHPNLQVFIEDKNYYSNAFLKPQKENKENALENAPTNDNKPLKEEPLKEEKEETKEKEEETIIIGDNTNAMKIIKKDIQKGYKALKSSQRKWYCLWACSKKSKLSLMPEEIFNDKQFTYFKFDKRLALSKFPVIYKVVDGYDNPVNTRIVGDYIIAEDVSAKWTLRLGKDYLCIRFVKRSKGE, encoded by the coding sequence ATGCGTAAGGTTTTATATGCCCTCATGGGCTTTTTGTTGGCTTTTAGCGCTTTAAAAGCCGATGATTTTTTAGAAGAAGCGAACGAAACAGCCCCGGTGCATTTAAACCACCCCATGCAGGATTTAAACGCCATTCAAGGGAGCTTTTTTGATAAAAACCGCTCAAAAATGTCCAACACTTTGAACATTGATTACTTTCAAGGGCAAACCTATAAAATCCGCTTGCGTTATGCGATGGCGACCTTATTGTTTTTTTCAAAACCCATTAGCGATTTTGTTTTAGGGGATAAGGTGGGCTTTGACGCAAAAATCTTAGAAAGTAACGATCGCATTTTGCTCATCAAACCCCTACAAATTGGCGTGGATTCTAATATCAGCGTGATTGATAATGAGGGTAAGATTTTTTCTTTCTATGTGTTTTCTACCACTTTCACTAGCTCCAAACACCCTAATTTACAGGTTTTCATAGAAGATAAAAATTATTATTCTAACGCTTTTTTGAAGCCCCAAAAAGAAAATAAAGAAAATGCCCTTGAAAACGCCCCCACAAACGACAACAAGCCCTTAAAAGAAGAACCCTTAAAAGAAGAAAAAGAAGAAACTAAAGAAAAAGAAGAAGAGACTATAATTATTGGCGATAACACCAACGCGATGAAAATTATTAAAAAAGACATTCAAAAAGGCTATAAGGCTTTAAAAAGCTCTCAAAGGAAATGGTATTGTTTGTGGGCTTGTTCTAAAAAATCCAAACTCTCCTTAATGCCTGAAGAAATTTTTAACGACAAGCAATTCACTTATTTCAAATTTGACAAAAGATTAGCGCTCTCTAAATTCCCGGTGATTTATAAGGTCGTTGATGGCTATGATAACCCGGTGAATACAAGGATTGTGGGCGATTACATTATCGCTGAAGACGTTTCGGCTAAATGGACTTTAAGGTTGGGTAAGGACTATCTGTGCATCCGTTTTGTCAAAAGGAGCAAAGGTGAATAA
- a CDS encoding universal stress protein — MNILFGISDTQECYNAIKFAVKLAHSLKEVRFTLLHVSMEVFIYSESGMMDYGQTEALEEEKAKALLKQFEDAFKKENIECESVLKSGDLIDVVLDMAKDYDLLLIGASESNLLYRLFISHQNSLVEQSSIPVVIAK, encoded by the coding sequence ATGAATATTTTATTTGGGATTAGCGACACGCAAGAATGTTATAACGCTATTAAATTCGCTGTCAAATTAGCCCATTCGCTTAAAGAGGTCCGTTTCACCTTGTTGCATGTGAGCATGGAAGTGTTTATTTATAGCGAAAGCGGGATGATGGATTACGGCCAAACAGAAGCCTTAGAAGAAGAAAAAGCTAAGGCTTTGTTAAAGCAATTTGAAGACGCTTTCAAAAAAGAAAATATAGAGTGCGAGAGCGTTTTAAAAAGCGGTGATTTGATTGACGTGGTCTTGGATATGGCTAAGGATTATGATTTGTTATTGATCGGGGCGAGCGAATCCAATTTGTTGTATCGTTTGTTCATTTCACACCAAAATAGCTTGGTTGAACAATCCAGTATCCCTGTTGTGATCGCCAAGTAG
- a CDS encoding mannose-1-phosphate guanylyltransferase/mannose-6-phosphate isomerase, with product MKIKNVLLSGGSGKRLWPLSRSLYPKQFLKLFDHKSLFELSFKRNASLVDETLVVCNEKHYFLALEEIKNEIKNKSVVFLLESLSKNTANAIALSALMSDKEDLLIVTPSDHLIKDFQAYENAIKKAIGLAQKGFLVTFGISIEKPNTEFGYIESPNALDVKRFIEKPSLEKAIEFQKSGGFYFNSGMFVFQAGVFLDELKKHAPTILKGCERAFESLENAYFFEQKIARLSEKSMQDLEDVSIDIALMQQSHKIKMVELNAKWSDLGNFNALFEEAANESKENVSLNQTPIFAKESENNLVFSHKVSALLGVEDLAIIDTKDALLVAHKDKAKDLKALVSEIEINNQELLQTHTKVYRPWGSYEVLHESGCYKVKILEVKPNARLSLQKHFHRSEHWVVISGMASVELDHQSFELQANESTYIPKNTLHRLANYGKIPLIIIEVQVGEYVGEDDIVRVDDDFNRQNQNA from the coding sequence ATGAAAATTAAAAATGTCTTATTGAGTGGGGGGAGCGGCAAACGCTTATGGCCTTTAAGCCGTAGCCTATACCCTAAGCAATTTTTAAAGCTTTTTGATCATAAAAGCTTGTTTGAATTGAGTTTTAAAAGAAACGCTTCCTTAGTAGATGAAACGCTCGTCGTGTGCAATGAAAAGCATTATTTTTTAGCCCTAGAAGAAATAAAAAACGAAATCAAAAACAAGAGCGTGGTTTTTTTACTAGAAAGTTTGAGTAAAAACACCGCTAACGCCATTGCTTTGAGCGCTTTAATGAGCGATAAAGAAGATTTACTCATCGTTACACCAAGCGATCATCTGATTAAAGACTTTCAAGCGTATGAAAATGCGATAAAAAAAGCGATTGGTTTAGCCCAAAAAGGTTTTTTAGTCACTTTTGGGATTAGCATTGAAAAACCCAACACCGAGTTTGGGTATATTGAAAGCCCTAACGCTCTAGATGTCAAGCGATTCATTGAAAAGCCAAGCCTAGAAAAAGCGATAGAGTTTCAAAAAAGCGGAGGGTTTTATTTCAATAGCGGCATGTTTGTTTTCCAAGCGGGCGTTTTTTTAGACGAACTAAAAAAGCATGCCCCTACTATTTTAAAGGGGTGCGAAAGAGCGTTTGAATCGTTAGAAAACGCGTATTTTTTTGAACAAAAGATCGCTCGTTTGAGCGAAAAGAGCATGCAAGATTTAGAAGACGTGAGTATTGATATAGCCTTAATGCAGCAAAGCCACAAAATCAAAATGGTAGAATTGAACGCCAAATGGAGCGATTTAGGGAATTTTAACGCCCTTTTTGAAGAAGCGGCTAACGAGTCTAAAGAAAATGTCAGCTTGAATCAAACGCCTATTTTTGCCAAAGAGAGCGAGAATAATTTAGTGTTTTCTCATAAAGTGAGCGCTCTTTTAGGGGTTGAGGATTTAGCGATCATTGACACTAAAGACGCTCTTTTAGTCGCTCATAAAGACAAAGCTAAGGATTTAAAAGCCCTAGTGAGCGAGATAGAAATAAATAACCAGGAATTATTGCAAACGCACACTAAAGTGTATCGCCCTTGGGGGAGTTATGAAGTCTTGCATGAGAGCGGTTGTTACAAGGTTAAGATTTTAGAAGTCAAACCAAACGCAAGGCTTTCTTTGCAAAAGCATTTCCACAGGAGCGAACACTGGGTGGTGATTAGCGGGATGGCGAGCGTGGAGTTGGATCACCAATCGTTTGAATTGCAAGCTAATGAGTCCACTTATATCCCTAAAAACACCCTACACCGCCTAGCTAATTATGGCAAAATCCCTTTGATTATCATAGAGGTCCAAGTGGGCGAGTATGTCGGCGAAGACGATATTGTAAGGGTTGATGACGATTTTAACAGGCAGAATCAAAACGCCTAA
- the bioD gene encoding dethiobiotin synthase: MLFISATNTNAGKTTCARLLAKYCNACGVKTILLKPIETGVNDAINHSSDAHLFLQDNRLLDRSLTLKDISFYRYHKASAPLIAQQEEDPNAPIDTNHLTQRLHNFTKTYDLVIVEGAGGLCVPINLKENMLDLALKLKAKMLLISHDNLGLINDCLLNDFLLKSHQLDYKIAINLRENNTAFYSISLPYIELFNKRSNNPIVIFQQSLKELMSFALK, from the coding sequence ATGCTCTTTATCAGCGCGACTAACACCAATGCCGGAAAAACCACATGCGCTAGGCTCTTAGCAAAATATTGCAACGCTTGTGGCGTTAAAACGATTTTATTAAAGCCCATTGAAACGGGCGTTAATGACGCCATTAACCACTCTAGCGACGCGCATCTGTTCTTGCAAGATAACCGCCTTTTGGATCGCTCTTTAACCTTAAAAGACATTTCATTCTATCGTTATCATAAAGCTTCAGCCCCCCTCATCGCCCAACAAGAAGAAGATCCAAACGCCCCCATTGACACCAATCATTTAACCCAACGCCTTCACAATTTCACCAAAACTTACGATTTAGTCATCGTTGAAGGGGCTGGAGGGTTATGCGTGCCTATCAATTTAAAAGAAAACATGCTGGATTTGGCCCTAAAATTAAAAGCCAAAATGCTTTTGATTAGCCATGACAATTTGGGCTTAATCAATGATTGTTTGTTGAATGACTTTTTATTGAAATCCCACCAACTAGACTATAAAATCGCTATCAATTTGAGAGAAAACAACACCGCTTTTTACAGCATCAGTTTGCCCTATATTGAGCTTTTTAATAAACGCTCCAATAACCCCATTGTGATTTTCCAACAAAGCCTAAAAGAATTAATGAGCTTTGCCCTTAAATAA
- a CDS encoding nucleoid-associated protein, YbaB/EbfC family encodes MDFSQLGGLSGLLDGMKKEFSQLEEKNKDTIHTSKSGGGMVSVSFNGLGELVDLQIDDSLLEDKEAMQIYLMSALNDGYKAVEENRKNLAFNMLGNFAKL; translated from the coding sequence ATGGATTTTAGTCAATTGGGCGGGTTAAGCGGGTTGTTAGACGGCATGAAAAAAGAGTTTTCCCAACTAGAAGAAAAGAATAAAGACACGATCCACACTTCCAAAAGCGGTGGGGGAATGGTGAGCGTGAGTTTTAATGGGTTGGGGGAATTAGTGGATTTGCAAATTGATGACAGCCTGTTAGAAGATAAAGAGGCGATGCAAATCTATTTGATGAGCGCTTTGAATGATGGGTATAAAGCCGTAGAAGAAAACCGAAAGAATTTAGCCTTTAACATGCTAGGGAATTTTGCTAAATTGTGA
- a CDS encoding PDZ domain-containing protein: protein MLHKAFIVLWFFLNGLGAYDFKHCQAFFKKASLQNGGVALKELPRGVYLYYSKTYPKHAKVIKSDPFVGLYLLQGAPSEYVYTLRDLDKDALIRPMASIGTNQATEARLLVGQKGYDRYAQISQKTQKNGVISNICYQMLGLGIGGNGFIETKFIKRFLNQKEPYYGDIGVRLEEHHKRLVVVQFDPFFPKNPFLKNDEILAINDYKIHSLAEFEWVVSNLKYQSLVKVRIKRNHKIKEVTLKVNKRYGGFLLKDTFLERYGIALDERFIITKIGSHLPKGLDFLKLGDRILWVNRKNVASNPKALREALSAPKIELLVWRKGFEFYIKVR, encoded by the coding sequence ATGCTTCACAAAGCCTTTATCGTTCTATGGTTTTTTTTGAATGGCTTAGGGGCTTATGATTTCAAGCATTGTCAAGCGTTTTTTAAAAAAGCGAGCCTTCAAAATGGAGGCGTGGCTTTAAAGGAGTTGCCTAGAGGCGTGTATTTGTATTATTCTAAAACCTACCCTAAACACGCTAAAGTCATCAAATCCGATCCCTTTGTAGGGCTGTATTTGTTGCAAGGCGCGCCAAGCGAGTATGTTTATACATTAAGGGATTTAGACAAAGACGCCCTTATAAGACCCATGGCTAGTATAGGGACTAATCAAGCCACAGAAGCGCGATTATTGGTAGGGCAAAAAGGCTATGATCGCTACGCTCAAATTTCGCAAAAGACTCAAAAAAATGGCGTTATCAGCAATATTTGCTATCAAATGTTAGGGCTAGGAATAGGGGGGAATGGCTTTATAGAAACGAAATTTATCAAGCGCTTTTTAAACCAAAAAGAGCCTTATTATGGGGATATTGGGGTGCGTTTAGAAGAACATCATAAGCGTTTAGTGGTAGTGCAATTTGATCCCTTTTTCCCTAAAAACCCTTTTTTAAAAAACGATGAAATCCTAGCAATCAATGATTACAAGATCCATTCGTTAGCGGAGTTTGAATGGGTGGTGAGCAATCTTAAATACCAAAGCCTTGTAAAAGTGAGAATCAAACGAAACCACAAAATCAAAGAAGTAACGCTCAAAGTCAATAAGCGTTATGGGGGGTTTTTACTCAAAGACACTTTTTTAGAGCGCTATGGCATCGCTTTAGATGAGCGTTTCATTATCACTAAAATAGGCAGTCATTTGCCCAAAGGCTTGGATTTTTTAAAGCTTGGGGATAGGATTTTATGGGTGAATCGTAAAAATGTAGCGTCCAACCCGAAAGCTTTAAGAGAAGCGTTAAGTGCGCCTAAAATTGAATTATTAGTCTGGCGTAAAGGCTTTGAATTTTACATTAAAGTCCGTTGA
- a CDS encoding DUF1523 family protein, with translation MKLIKFVRNVVLFILTAIFLVLMLLVSYCMPHYSAAVISGVEVKRMNENENAPNNKEVKTLARDVYFVQTYDPEDKKSVTVYRNEDTRFSFPFYFKFNSADISALAQSLVNQQVEVKYYGWRINLFNMFPNVIFLKPLKESTDISKPIFSWILYALLLGGFFISVRSVCTLFKGKAH, from the coding sequence ATGAAGTTGATAAAATTTGTGCGTAATGTGGTTTTGTTCATTTTAACGGCGATCTTTTTAGTGCTCATGCTTTTGGTGAGCTATTGCATGCCCCATTATAGCGCGGCTGTCATTAGTGGGGTGGAAGTCAAAAGAATGAATGAAAATGAAAACGCGCCCAATAATAAGGAAGTAAAAACCCTTGCTAGAGATGTCTATTTTGTGCAAACTTACGACCCTGAAGATAAAAAAAGCGTAACCGTTTATCGTAACGAAGACACACGCTTTAGCTTCCCTTTTTATTTTAAGTTTAATTCGGCTGATATTTCAGCCCTCGCTCAAAGTTTAGTCAATCAGCAAGTGGAAGTGAAATACTATGGCTGGCGGATCAATTTGTTTAACATGTTCCCTAATGTGATTTTTTTAAAGCCCTTAAAAGAGAGCACTGACATTTCAAAGCCCATTTTTAGCTGGATTTTATACGCTTTGCTGTTAGGGGGCTTTTTTATCAGTGTGCGTTCTGTTTGCACTTTATTTAAGGGCAAAGCTCATTAA
- a CDS encoding comB7 lipoprotein: MGLVFFGCTSKVHEMKKSPCTLYENRLNLA; the protein is encoded by the coding sequence ATGGGACTTGTGTTTTTTGGTTGCACCAGTAAGGTGCATGAGATGAAAAAAAGCCCTTGCACATTGTATGAAAACAGGTTAAATCTCGCATGA